The following are from one region of the Cyanobacterium sp. T60_A2020_053 genome:
- a CDS encoding type II and III secretion system protein gives MSLFSRQQIRLLSSTSLLLLGLQSGVVASEEQLKVGISPQGLDKLILAQNADVLVPNPEMSIDGKPVPNIPVPPNFRRPVAPPVGDMAVSNRQGNNQDIIFPNDVRIDRILLLNKRLDEVMAILARAGNLNILFDYGVVTGTAREVTENRQEDKARNAQLGVTADAQRNVNVTTNGNRVSQNAQGDLDGNVNVSTNAVGRQNETSQVQLNERAISPLERPITLELEDVSAQETFNNLLKIYRLQASLNNNTIFVGANLSPTLQNTVSKSIRLNQYSVANAARFLNTMGASGTILTGGTTVGETEIPELSVLQLPEPQNPIGIFVLKGLNLYADPIHNTIILMGSQRLVDQGVSYLTQLDLRRRQVAVNVRIVDISLGNDKSFGADFSFGVDNTSIDQTGGSLLLNFLTGAQGANLTRDFAARIQTTIATGNGKILTDPTLIVQEGQTAQIKLTQEVFGGFQQQQETVDGVTTITREPIIKDAGITLDLDVNKIDDNGFVTVNLRPIISGIAGSQNTAEGLITLTQERSLESGLIRLRDGQTLVLSGIIQDTDRATVSKVPILGDLPLLGSLFRFTNNVNERNEVIVLVTPNILDDSETNSGFGYNYNPSRQTQEFLQEKGVNIPGSGFEATPQQ, from the coding sequence ATGAGTTTATTTTCTCGTCAACAAATCAGATTATTAAGTAGTACAAGTTTATTATTGTTAGGATTACAGTCAGGGGTTGTTGCTTCGGAAGAACAGTTAAAAGTTGGTATCTCTCCTCAAGGTTTGGATAAGCTCATTTTGGCACAAAATGCTGATGTATTAGTGCCTAATCCTGAAATGTCTATTGATGGTAAACCCGTTCCAAATATTCCCGTACCTCCTAATTTTCGTCGTCCAGTTGCCCCTCCTGTGGGAGATATGGCGGTATCTAATCGACAAGGAAATAATCAAGATATAATTTTTCCCAATGACGTGCGAATTGATAGAATACTTCTCCTCAACAAGAGATTAGATGAAGTAATGGCAATCTTGGCTCGTGCGGGAAACTTGAATATACTATTTGACTACGGCGTTGTTACCGGCACAGCCAGAGAAGTAACAGAGAATAGACAAGAAGATAAAGCCAGAAATGCTCAGTTGGGTGTTACGGCTGACGCGCAAAGAAATGTTAATGTGACAACTAATGGCAACAGAGTTAGCCAAAATGCTCAAGGTGATTTAGACGGTAATGTTAACGTATCTACTAATGCCGTAGGAAGACAAAATGAGACTTCTCAGGTACAGCTAAATGAAAGAGCCATATCTCCCCTAGAGCGACCAATCACATTGGAATTAGAAGATGTTAGCGCTCAAGAGACATTTAATAATCTTTTGAAAATTTACCGTTTACAAGCATCTCTAAATAACAATACAATTTTCGTCGGAGCTAATCTATCACCGACACTACAAAATACTGTTAGTAAAAGTATTCGCCTTAATCAATATAGTGTTGCTAACGCTGCACGCTTTTTAAATACCATGGGTGCTTCTGGAACAATCCTCACAGGAGGTACAACTGTCGGTGAGACAGAAATTCCAGAATTATCTGTTTTGCAGTTACCTGAACCACAAAATCCTATTGGTATTTTTGTATTGAAAGGTTTAAACCTTTATGCTGATCCCATTCATAATACAATCATTCTTATGGGTTCACAGCGTTTAGTGGATCAAGGGGTATCTTATCTAACTCAATTAGATTTACGCCGCCGTCAAGTGGCGGTGAATGTAAGAATTGTAGATATTTCTTTGGGTAATGACAAAAGTTTTGGTGCTGATTTTTCTTTCGGTGTTGATAATACCTCCATTGATCAAACAGGAGGTTCTTTACTTTTGAATTTTTTGACAGGCGCCCAAGGGGCTAATTTAACCAGAGATTTTGCTGCTAGAATACAAACTACCATTGCCACAGGTAACGGTAAAATCTTAACCGATCCTACTTTGATTGTTCAAGAAGGACAAACGGCACAAATCAAATTAACTCAAGAAGTTTTTGGAGGTTTTCAGCAACAACAAGAAACCGTAGATGGTGTTACTACTATTACCAGAGAACCAATTATTAAAGATGCAGGGATTACCCTTGATCTGGATGTAAACAAAATTGATGACAATGGTTTTGTTACTGTTAATTTACGTCCGATTATTTCAGGGATTGCTGGTTCTCAAAATACGGCGGAAGGTCTTATTACTTTAACTCAAGAAAGAAGTTTAGAATCTGGCTTAATTCGTTTAAGAGATGGTCAAACTCTTGTTTTAAGCGGTATTATTCAAGATACGGATCGAGCTACTGTTAGCAAAGTTCCTATTCTCGGAGATTTACCCCTTTTAGGTTCTTTATTCCGATTTACTAATAATGTCAATGAACGTAATGAGGTAATCGTTCTAGTTACTCCCAATATCTTAGATGATTCTGAGACGAATAGTGGTTTTGGTTATAACTACAATCCTTCTCGACAAACCCAAGAATTTTTACAAGAAAAAGGAGTTAATATTCCGGGTAGTGGCTTTGAAGCTACTCCTCAACAATAA
- a CDS encoding DUF4335 domain-containing protein, with amino-acid sequence MPKKSLWKRYTPASCTLEIYQTPKIFELNKQILSAEYEFKIIFDDPKFSEQNSLTIAGINSSLEQLIIQCNSYIEQYLQGKLNNSVTENNQYFSLNQVNLWTHQLTTPEQEKIILTNTQLFDLFEALNSFVEDKKAINITKKPVWLVASILGGIVAVTGAMWWQQQQIINQSINIVEDGEEDNEPNSANLPEVLPPTSIIKDNLPPLTAPSAPSPNPAPSPPLEVPTPSAPQLDINTDESLNTALIIPSIPSTSSTPSTPATPSPSATFSTLPPLGTNKPNLANLPPLESFNVLPTEDDNPVEILPSENINPRDEIKNYFQERWQPPKNLTQTITYQLAVNGEKGIIEKVTAKGAGASFFLSQTPIPLNQEVIFSPQPNTAPFTLELILSPNGDVVIF; translated from the coding sequence ATGCCCAAAAAATCATTGTGGAAGCGTTACACTCCAGCTAGTTGTACTTTAGAAATTTATCAGACACCGAAAATATTTGAGCTAAATAAACAGATATTAAGCGCAGAATATGAGTTTAAGATAATTTTTGATGACCCTAAATTTTCAGAACAAAATAGTTTAACAATCGCTGGGATAAATTCATCTTTAGAACAGTTAATCATTCAATGTAATTCTTATATTGAGCAGTATTTACAAGGAAAATTAAATAATAGCGTAACGGAAAATAATCAATATTTTTCTCTTAATCAGGTTAATTTATGGACACATCAATTAACTACTCCAGAGCAAGAAAAAATAATTTTAACTAATACTCAATTATTTGATTTATTTGAGGCTTTAAATAGTTTTGTTGAAGACAAAAAAGCGATTAACATTACTAAAAAACCTGTTTGGTTAGTGGCTTCTATTTTAGGGGGAATTGTGGCGGTGACGGGCGCTATGTGGTGGCAACAACAACAAATAATCAATCAGTCTATCAATATAGTAGAAGATGGAGAGGAAGACAATGAACCAAACTCTGCTAATTTACCCGAAGTTTTACCGCCTACTTCTATCATTAAGGATAATTTACCACCTTTAACAGCGCCCTCCGCCCCATCCCCAAATCCAGCGCCCTCCCCTCCTCTCGAAGTGCCGACACCCAGCGCCCCTCAACTAGATATTAATACAGATGAATCATTAAATACCGCCCTAATTATTCCTTCTATCCCTTCCACCTCTTCCACCCCTTCCACCCCTGCCACCCCTTCTCCCTCTGCCACCTTTTCTACCCTTCCCCCTCTCGGCACTAATAAACCGAATTTAGCCAATCTTCCCCCCCTCGAAAGTTTTAATGTGCTACCAACGGAAGATGATAACCCCGTGGAAATTTTGCCTTCAGAAAATATTAACCCTCGTGATGAAATCAAAAATTATTTTCAGGAAAGATGGCAACCGCCAAAAAATTTAACTCAAACTATCACTTATCAATTAGCTGTTAATGGGGAAAAAGGCATCATCGAAAAAGTGACGGCGAAGGGCGCTGGGGCTAGTTTTTTCCTCTCTCAAACTCCTATTCCTCTTAACCAAGAAGTGATTTTTTCTCCTCAACCAAATACAGCGCCCTTCACCCTAGAATTAATACTTAGCCCTAATGGTGATGTAGTTATTTTTTAG
- a CDS encoding type II and III secretion system protein, producing MTTSFTTTEDFGNEAESFGVESDYPTAFGVSFTPQVIGITIGAVGALIAGYLAWSQLLPVQTQISELQTTKEEREAQLAQLKSSQFGAQIPVKQQELERAQTMKTEVEKLFAQDASLETFLIDLNSFANFADVKMSTYTPSPDKTTADPSFGGASDSLLVQTFNFNLEGSFRELQLFLQDLERIQPLMVVQNFNLSVTTPQVYLVENQEVIPVGEPTLSSTVTVAAVFANASAPPPPAEAPAEAPPAEEAPPQ from the coding sequence ATGACCACATCTTTTACGACAACGGAAGATTTTGGCAACGAAGCGGAGAGTTTTGGTGTTGAGTCAGACTATCCTACTGCCTTTGGTGTCTCCTTTACTCCGCAAGTAATTGGTATCACCATTGGGGCTGTAGGGGCGCTAATTGCTGGTTATTTGGCTTGGAGTCAATTATTACCCGTGCAGACCCAAATTTCTGAATTACAAACTACCAAAGAGGAAAGAGAAGCTCAATTAGCTCAACTTAAGAGTAGTCAATTTGGAGCGCAAATTCCCGTTAAACAACAGGAATTAGAAAGGGCGCAAACTATGAAAACGGAAGTGGAGAAGTTATTTGCTCAAGATGCTAGTTTAGAAACTTTTTTGATTGATTTGAATAGTTTTGCTAATTTTGCTGATGTGAAAATGAGTACCTATACTCCTTCTCCTGACAAAACAACGGCTGATCCTAGTTTTGGGGGCGCTAGTGATAGTCTATTAGTGCAAACTTTTAATTTTAATCTTGAGGGGAGTTTTCGAGAGTTACAGTTATTTTTACAGGATTTGGAACGAATACAACCTCTGATGGTGGTACAAAACTTTAATCTCAGTGTCACCACTCCCCAAGTTTATCTAGTGGAAAATCAAGAGGTGATTCCTGTCGGTGAACCAACTTTAAGTAGTACCGTTACTGTGGCGGCGGTGTTTGCTAATGCCAGCGCCCCTCCCCCACCAGCCGAAGCTCCGGCGGAAGCGCCTCCGGCGGAAGAAGCACCACCACAATAA